Genomic DNA from Bacillota bacterium:
GGGGTCTACACAGGTCAACACTGCCCGTAGACCCTCGTCTATCATCTGCTGCGCCAGCTCGCGCGTATCCGCCCCCCACAGAGGGAAAACCGGAATAATGCCCGTCCCCGCCAGCTGCCTCTCGCGGTAATCGCGGACATCCTGTAGAAAGATGTCACCGAAGGCGAAGTGAGTGACCCCATCTTCCTTCGCACGGTGGATGAGGTCGCGCATGGCGGACTCATAAACCTCGTTGGGGCAGGGATAGGGAATGGGCACTTTCCACAGGGGTAATCCTGCGGCTTGAGCCTGCTGTTCGAGCAGCTCTTCGCGCACGCCGTGCATCGACACCCTTCCAAAGGCGCTGTTGACGGTGGTGACCAGTCCCACAATCTCGGAGTTGTTGGTCTGGCGCAGAACGTGAAGCATCCACGCGCTATCTTTGCCCGACGACCACGACACAAGGATTTTGGGCTTCATCCTTCGCATCCCCCGCGTTCACGAATCCAGTGCTGCAGTTGCTCACTGTAAGTGCCTGCCAGTCCCAGCGCAACCTGTGCCTCTAGATAGCCCTGCGGTATGCCGATGTCCAGCGCTTCGCCCTGTATCTCGCAGGCATAGTACTCGCCCTTTTCCACCAGCATCTGCTGTGCAGTAGTGAGCTGGAACTCGCCCTTCATCGTGCGTCCTGCGGTGATAGTGCGCTCCAGACAATCGAAGATTTCGGAAGTGAATACGTTGATTCCGAAGAAGCAGTAGTAGACGCCGTCGGGCAGGGTTGGCATTCGCAAGGAAGCACGCGCTTGCTCAACAGTTGGTTTCTCTATCATGG
This window encodes:
- a CDS encoding adenine nucleotide alpha hydrolase → MKPKILVSWSSGKDSAWMLHVLRQTNNSEIVGLVTTVNSAFGRVSMHGVREELLEQQAQAAGLPLWKVPIPYPCPNEVYESAMRDLIHRAKEDGVTHFAFGDIFLQDVRDYRERQLAGTGIIPVFPLWGADTRELAQQMIDEGLRAVLTCVDPRQIPASLIGHEFDAPLLQQLPSTADPCGENGEYHTFCYAGPMFAHPVPVQASEVVERDGFVYVDVLALCQR